The Melospiza melodia melodia isolate bMelMel2 chromosome 7, bMelMel2.pri, whole genome shotgun sequence genome has a segment encoding these proteins:
- the MATK gene encoding megakaryocyte-associated tyrosine-protein kinase isoform X1, whose product MNLDCKIPVRKKHWPPGTQCVTKHDHSKPKPRELAFRKGDMVTIIEAVEGKGWYRARHNETGQEGLLAASALRERGAIRADPKLSLMPWFHGKISGLEAVQELQPPEDGLFLVRESVRHPGDYVLCVSFGKEVIHYRVVHEENTLSIDSQQYFSNLIDMIEHYMKEQGAICTKLVKPKTKSGMKSAEEELAKAGWLLNLKHLTLGERIGQGEFGDVLQGEYLGQRVAVKNIKCDVTAQAFLAETAAMTKVRHKNLVCLLGVILHNGLYIVMEFMSKGNLVNFLRTRGRALVSTQQLLLFSLDVAQGMDYLESKKLVHRDLAARNILISEENVAKVSDFGLARVNPKGADATLLPVKWTAPEALKHNKFSSKSDVWSYGILLWETFSFGRAPYPKLALKEVTELLEQGYRMDAPEGCPPTVYALMKSCWELEPGKRPSFKKLTEKLQKELKHLRDI is encoded by the exons ATGAATCTGGACTgcaagatccctgttaggaag AAGCACTGGCCCCCCGGCACGCAGTGCGTCACCAAGCATGACCACAGCAAGCCCAAGCCCCGGGAGCTGGCCTTCCGCAAGGGGGACATGGTCACCATCATCGAGGCCGTGGAG GGCAAAGGCTGGTACCGCGCCCGGCACAACGAGACGggccaggaggggctgctggcagcCAGCGCCCTGCGGGAGCGCGGGGCCATCCGCGCCGACCCCAAGCTCAGCCTGATGCC CTGGTTCCACGGGAAGATCTCAGGGCTGGAGgcggtgcaggagctgcagccccccgAGGATGGGCTGTTCCTGGTGCGTGAGTCTGTGCGGCACCCCGGGGACTACGTGCTGTGCGTGAGCTTTGGCAAGGAGGTGATCCACTACCGCGTGGTGCAcgaggagaacacgctcagcatcGACAGCCAGCAGTACTTCTCCAACCTCATTGACATGATTGAG CATTACATGAAGGAGCAGGGAGCCATCTGCACCAAGCTGGTGAAGCCCAAAACAAAATCTGGGATGAAGTCAGCTGAGGAGGAGTTGGCCAAAG CTGGCTGGTTGCTGAACCTGAAGCACCTCACACTGGGAGAGCGCATTGGGCAAGGCGAGTTTGGAG ATGTCCTGCAGGGCGAGTACTTGGGGCAGAGGGTGGCTGTGAAGAACATCAAGTGTGATGtgactgcccaggccttcctcGCTGAAACAGCTGCCATGAC GAAGGTCCGGCACAAAAACCTGGTGTGTTTGCTGGGAGTGATCCTGCACAATGGCCTCTACATTGTCATGGAGTTCATGAGCAAG GGCAACCTGGTGAATTTCCTGCGCACGCGGGGCCGGGCGCTCGTCTccacccagcagctcctcctgttcTCTCT GgatgtggctcaaggcatggactACCTTGAGTCCAAGAAGTTGGTGCACCGGGACCTGGCTGCCCGCAACATCCTCATCTCCGAGGAGAACGTGGCCAAAGTGAGCGACTTCGGCTTGGCCCGGGTCAACCCCAAGGGTGCAGATGCCACATTGCTCCCTGTGAAGTGGACGGCACCAGAGGCCCTGAAACACAAT AAATTCTCCTCCAAGTCGGACGTGTGGAGCTACGGGATCCTCCTGTGGGAAACCTTTTCCTTTGGACGGGCACCCTACCCCAAGCTG GCCCTGAAGGAGGTgacggagctgctggagcaggggtacCGCATGGACGCCCCTGAGGGCTGCCCGCCCACCGTCTATGCCCTGATgaagagctgctgggagctggagccaggCAAGCGCCCGTCCTTCAAGAAACTCACAGAGAAGCTACAGAAGGAGCTGAAGCACCTGAGGGACATTTAA
- the MATK gene encoding megakaryocyte-associated tyrosine-protein kinase isoform X2 translates to MSGKHWPPGTQCVTKHDHSKPKPRELAFRKGDMVTIIEAVEGKGWYRARHNETGQEGLLAASALRERGAIRADPKLSLMPWFHGKISGLEAVQELQPPEDGLFLVRESVRHPGDYVLCVSFGKEVIHYRVVHEENTLSIDSQQYFSNLIDMIEHYMKEQGAICTKLVKPKTKSGMKSAEEELAKAGWLLNLKHLTLGERIGQGEFGDVLQGEYLGQRVAVKNIKCDVTAQAFLAETAAMTKVRHKNLVCLLGVILHNGLYIVMEFMSKGNLVNFLRTRGRALVSTQQLLLFSLDVAQGMDYLESKKLVHRDLAARNILISEENVAKVSDFGLARVNPKGADATLLPVKWTAPEALKHNKFSSKSDVWSYGILLWETFSFGRAPYPKLALKEVTELLEQGYRMDAPEGCPPTVYALMKSCWELEPGKRPSFKKLTEKLQKELKHLRDI, encoded by the exons ATGTCTGGG AAGCACTGGCCCCCCGGCACGCAGTGCGTCACCAAGCATGACCACAGCAAGCCCAAGCCCCGGGAGCTGGCCTTCCGCAAGGGGGACATGGTCACCATCATCGAGGCCGTGGAG GGCAAAGGCTGGTACCGCGCCCGGCACAACGAGACGggccaggaggggctgctggcagcCAGCGCCCTGCGGGAGCGCGGGGCCATCCGCGCCGACCCCAAGCTCAGCCTGATGCC CTGGTTCCACGGGAAGATCTCAGGGCTGGAGgcggtgcaggagctgcagccccccgAGGATGGGCTGTTCCTGGTGCGTGAGTCTGTGCGGCACCCCGGGGACTACGTGCTGTGCGTGAGCTTTGGCAAGGAGGTGATCCACTACCGCGTGGTGCAcgaggagaacacgctcagcatcGACAGCCAGCAGTACTTCTCCAACCTCATTGACATGATTGAG CATTACATGAAGGAGCAGGGAGCCATCTGCACCAAGCTGGTGAAGCCCAAAACAAAATCTGGGATGAAGTCAGCTGAGGAGGAGTTGGCCAAAG CTGGCTGGTTGCTGAACCTGAAGCACCTCACACTGGGAGAGCGCATTGGGCAAGGCGAGTTTGGAG ATGTCCTGCAGGGCGAGTACTTGGGGCAGAGGGTGGCTGTGAAGAACATCAAGTGTGATGtgactgcccaggccttcctcGCTGAAACAGCTGCCATGAC GAAGGTCCGGCACAAAAACCTGGTGTGTTTGCTGGGAGTGATCCTGCACAATGGCCTCTACATTGTCATGGAGTTCATGAGCAAG GGCAACCTGGTGAATTTCCTGCGCACGCGGGGCCGGGCGCTCGTCTccacccagcagctcctcctgttcTCTCT GgatgtggctcaaggcatggactACCTTGAGTCCAAGAAGTTGGTGCACCGGGACCTGGCTGCCCGCAACATCCTCATCTCCGAGGAGAACGTGGCCAAAGTGAGCGACTTCGGCTTGGCCCGGGTCAACCCCAAGGGTGCAGATGCCACATTGCTCCCTGTGAAGTGGACGGCACCAGAGGCCCTGAAACACAAT AAATTCTCCTCCAAGTCGGACGTGTGGAGCTACGGGATCCTCCTGTGGGAAACCTTTTCCTTTGGACGGGCACCCTACCCCAAGCTG GCCCTGAAGGAGGTgacggagctgctggagcaggggtacCGCATGGACGCCCCTGAGGGCTGCCCGCCCACCGTCTATGCCCTGATgaagagctgctgggagctggagccaggCAAGCGCCCGTCCTTCAAGAAACTCACAGAGAAGCTACAGAAGGAGCTGAAGCACCTGAGGGACATTTAA
- the LOC134420543 gene encoding complexin-3-like → MASFFTATLKSFQGGKDESAKGAPKDEKAAVLPSTMGREEFEEYQRQLLEEKIERDKAFAQRKAERATVRMHLRDKYHLAQDERDDAQVHVAGGAVELPPDLAAMVHSEEEEEEDGGAGAFAFLAKLRQVELPALRERALGGVEQVRDRCALM, encoded by the exons ATGGCCTCCTTCTTCACGGCCACCCTGAAGAGCTTCCAGGGGGGCAAGGACGAGTCTGCCAAGGGGGCCCCCAAGGATGAGAaggcagctgtgctgcccagcaCCATGGGCCGCGAGGAGTTTGAGGAGTACCAGCGGCAGCTGCTGGAGGAGAA GATCGAGCGGGACAAGGCGTTTGCACAGAGGAAGGCAGAACGGGCCACGGTGCGGATGCACCTGCGGGACAAGTACCACCTGGCCCAG GACGAGCGAGACGACGCGCAGGTGCACGTGGCCGGAGGGGCGGTGGAGCTGCCGCCGGACCTGGCAGCCATGGTGcacagcgaggaggaggaggaggaggatggcggCGCCGGGGCCTTCGCCTTCCTGGCGAAGCTGCGGCAGGTGGAGCTGCCGGCGCTGCGGGAGCGCGCCCTGGGCGGCGTGGAGCAGGTGCGGGACAGGTGCGCCCTGATGTAG